From a region of the Mauremys mutica isolate MM-2020 ecotype Southern chromosome 12, ASM2049712v1, whole genome shotgun sequence genome:
- the LOC123345072 gene encoding RING finger protein 225-like, translated as MAAPGKVELGEPQGTELVERGPWGAELAEGEAQGAELAEWASWGTTEEDEDKASMDCVICFSPYDRLFKVPKVLGCGHTFCLECLARINVSSEQVNAVSCPVCRELTSLPPRKGLPGLPTCLDLLDQLPLAPAAPSSSVRFSRRRGLLYVPGWGTRKGRGLALPKPGPALSTVSLSVDVGRPAPRGVGGGLQGLGCSSWPFAVAVAVAVTVTVGLVISGVYIFFMLPATYGPGPGVGLGNATWQVPWPNGTAAPAPPRDRWLPAQPSRDGAVGLAGETAPPLPDIRRKRRRGLGPPTLNPAKN; from the coding sequence ATGGCAGCACCAGGGAAagtggagctgggggagccccagggcacTGAGTTGGTGGAGCGGGGGCCCTGGGGTGCTGAGCTGGCAGAGGGGGAGGCCCAGGGTGCTGAGCTGGCAGAGTGGGCGTCCTGGGGCACTACGGAGGAGGATGAAGACAAGGCCTCCATGGACTGTGTGATCTGCTTCTCGCCCTATGACCGGTTGTTCAAGGTGCCCAAGGTGCTGGGCTGCGGGCACACCTTCTGCCTCGAGTGCCTGGCGCGCATCAACGTCTCCTCGGAGCAGGTCAACGCCGTCAGCTGCCCCGTGTGCCGGGAGTTGACCTCCTTGCCCCCCCGCAAGGGCCTGCCTGGCCTGCCCACCTGCCTGGACCTGCTGGACCAGCTGCCCCTGGcgcctgctgcccccagcagctCTGTGCGCTTCAGCCGGCGCCGGGGGCTGCTGTACGTGCCGGGCTGGGGGACCCGCAAGGGCCGAGGGCTGGCGCTACCCAAGCCGGGCCCTGCCCTCAGCACCGTCAGCCTGAGCGTGGACGTGGGGCGGCCGGCACCGCGGGGTGTGGGCGGGggcctgcaggggctgggctgctccagctGGCCCTTTGCTGTGGCTGTGGCCGTGGCCGTAACCGTCACCGTGGGGCTGGTGATCTCCGGCGTCTACATCTTCTTCATGCTGCCAGCGACCTACGGGCCGGGGCCAGGCGTGGGGCTGGGCAACGCCACCTGGCAGGTGCCCTGGCCCAATGGCACCGCTGCGCCGGCGCCGCCCAGAGACAGATGGCTACCGGCACAGCCCtccagggatggggctgtggggctggctggagagacAGCACCTCCACTGCCTGATATCAGGAGGAAGAGACGGAGAGGCCTGGGCCCCCCAACACTGAACCCAGCCAAGAACTGA